The DNA sequence GAAGACTCTACAAGCTAATCCGTTTAGCGATACTGAATTTAGCAGGGGTTCCTTCAGTTGTTTATGGACTATTCGGATTAGGATTATTTGTACTGTTCTTAGGGTTTGGCTCCTCTATCTTGGCGGGAGCATTAACTTTAGCATGTTTGATTTTGCCAATTGTTATTACAGCATCGGAGGAGGCGCTAAAAAGTGTTCCTCAGAGCTATAGGGAAGCCTCCCTAGCCCTAGGAGCTACAAAGTGGCAAACCATTCAAAATGTTGTTTTACCCCATGCAATGTCAGGGATACTGACAGGAGGAATTTTAGGAATCGGAAGAGCAGCAGGAGAGACAGCACCTATACTTCTGACAGTAGCAGCCTTCTTCCTGCCTAGACTACCTAAATCAGTGTTTGACCAGGCCATGGCATTACCCTATCACTTATATATTATCTCCACCCAGGTACCAGATATGCCTGAGGAGATTAAATACGGGACTGCATTGGTTTTATTAGGAATAGTGGGGATATTTTTTATGATTGCCACCACCATACGAATAAAATTTAAGATGTCCAATAGGGCATAAATACTATAGATTATTTTTTTGAAATAATTATTAAAAATGAAACAAGATTAAAATCTTGTAATAGGACACCTACTAGATTAGGAGGAAAAGTGATGTCTAAAATATCTGTAAAGAACTTAAACCTATATTATGGTGATTTCCAAGCATTGAGAAATATAGATTTAAATATAGAAGAAAAAAAGGTAACTGCATTAATCGGCCCTTCAGGTTGTGGAAAATCCACATTTTTGAGAACCTTAAATAGAATGAATGATTTAATTGACAATGTAAAAACAGCGGGAAGCTTATGCCTAGAGGATCAAGACATTTATCGTGATGATGTAGATGTAGTTGCTCTTAGGAGAAGAATAGGGATGGTATTTCAAAAGCCCAATCCTTTTCCAAAATCTATCTATGAAAATGTAGCCTACG is a window from the Natronincola ferrireducens genome containing:
- the pstA gene encoding phosphate ABC transporter permease PstA codes for the protein MSKQAREKITFCVLTFTMLLVVIPTLLIIGFIVVKGLEGINWEFITAMPRKGMREGGIFPAIVGTIYLVLGTIAFALPLGIGSAIYLTEYATHGRLYKLIRLAILNLAGVPSVVYGLFGLGLFVLFLGFGSSILAGALTLACLILPIVITASEEALKSVPQSYREASLALGATKWQTIQNVVLPHAMSGILTGGILGIGRAAGETAPILLTVAAFFLPRLPKSVFDQAMALPYHLYIISTQVPDMPEEIKYGTALVLLGIVGIFFMIATTIRIKFKMSNRA